AGAATTTGCATAAATTTCCACCCAATACAGACCTTGTTGTGGGGGTACCCCGAAGCGGATTAATGGCTGCAAATATTATCGCTCTTCATCTGCATCTACCATTAACCGATGTGAACAGCTTTCTGAACGGAAAAATTCTCTCTTCTGGTAGTCGAATGAACGATACGAATAAGTCATTTGAATCAATGAAGAATATTCTTGTTGTCGATGATAGCCTTTCAACTGGAGCTGCAATGGAGAAGACGATACAAAAAATTCAGGGATCTTATCCCGATAAGTCAATTCAATTTGCTGTTGCTTATCTTAAACCAGGTATGACCCACAAAGTAGACATATTTCTTGAGGAATGCGCCATTCCTCGTGTTTTCGAGTGGAATATGATGAACCACTCGATAATTAATAAATCATGTGTTGATATTGATGGTGTTCTGTGTAAGAGCCCAACATTTGAGGAGAATAAAGACGAAAAAAATTATCTGCATTTTCTTGCTAATGCACAACCGTTACTCCGTACAGATTATAATGTCGGAATTCTGGTAACAGACCGACTGGAAAAATACCGGCCACAAACCGAAGCTTGGCTGGCTCGCCACGGCATCACATTTGATCATTTAATTATGAGAAATTTTTCAAGCCAAAAAGGATCGCGTCAGGCAGTTGACTATGGAAAATTTAAAGGTGAAATTTTTGCTAATCAGAGAAATTCTACGCTATTTATTGAAAGTTCATACACTCAGGCAAAAGAGATTGTAAAAATCTCTGGAAAACCTGTTTACTGTGTGGACAAGAGACAAATGATTTGGCCCTCTGATTTGGCCGTGGCTAAACGAAAATTTCGTAGTCTGCAACATAGAATCACCCAAAAACTGAGTTTAGTTGCGGGTCTATCCCCGGCATCCATAAATTGAGAAAACCGCTGTTTATTAAAGACCTGACTAAAAACACATGATATAATTTAAATTCTATGTGACCTTACTTCTCATCAAAATTTTGTTGAGCAGTTTTGGGAAAAAACGCTTCAGATAGACGGCAGCAATCTCTTTTCCGCCGATGTAAATTTCCTGTTTGCCGGCTGATAGTTTCGGCAGCAGTTTTTCTGCAAATTCATCCGGGCTCATCGCTTTTTTATGGGCATCTCCCATTTCGTTCAATTTGGTGCCGTCAGCTTTCAGCGCATTTTTCGTAACGTTGGTTTTCACATAACCGGGACAGACGATGGACACATCAATACCATCCTTCTGAACCTCCTGCCGCAGGCAATCGAACCAGCCGTGCAGTGCATGTTTCGATGCGGCGTACGCAGATCGATAACGCGTTCCAAACTTCCCCATCACGCTGCTGATCACCACAACGTGGCCGTGACCGCGTTCAATCATCGCCGGCACAACAGCCTTCGTGAGAGCGATAGCACCAAAAAAGTTAATCTCCATCAGGTGACGAATAGACGCCATATCCGCCTCGAGTGCATACGCCCGCTGGCTGATCCCGCCATTATTTATCAGGATATCCACCCCCCCAAAGTGAGTTTTTGCCTCGGCTGTTTTTTCAGAAAACAGATCTGATTCAGTCAAATC
The DNA window shown above is from Rhodohalobacter sp. SW132 and carries:
- a CDS encoding phosphoribosyltransferase family protein, which produces MRKKELQYRSLSDLNHTIAKNLHKFPPNTDLVVGVPRSGLMAANIIALHLHLPLTDVNSFLNGKILSSGSRMNDTNKSFESMKNILVVDDSLSTGAAMEKTIQKIQGSYPDKSIQFAVAYLKPGMTHKVDIFLEECAIPRVFEWNMMNHSIINKSCVDIDGVLCKSPTFEENKDEKNYLHFLANAQPLLRTDYNVGILVTDRLEKYRPQTEAWLARHGITFDHLIMRNFSSQKGSRQAVDYGKFKGEIFANQRNSTLFIESSYTQAKEIVKISGKPVYCVDKRQMIWPSDLAVAKRKFRSLQHRITQKLSLVAGLSPASIN
- a CDS encoding SDR family oxidoreductase; translation: MYYQNKVVWITGASSGIGEALAYALNKKGARLILSARREQELERVKKNCSGNPEDILVLPLDLTESDLFSEKTAEAKTHFGGVDILINNGGISQRAYALEADMASIRHLMEINFFGAIALTKAVVPAMIERGHGHVVVISSVMGKFGTRYRSAYAASKHALHGWFDCLRQEVQKDGIDVSIVCPGYVKTNVTKNALKADGTKLNEMGDAHKKAMSPDEFAEKLLPKLSAGKQEIYIGGKEIAAVYLKRFFPKLLNKILMRSKVT